GATGGAAAGTTTTAAAGCCGACGGCCGAGCAGACAAGGTCAATTTGAGCATTGGGCTTTATTACAACGAATTGGGTGAAATCCCGCAAATGCAGGCGGTAGACGTCGCTGAAGCACAATTGAACGCTCAGCCCCATGGAACCCCAGTCTATTTGCCGATGGAGGGTTTGCAATCCTACCGCACTGCGATTCAGCAGCTTCTCTTTGGTCGCGAGCACCCGATACTGGCTCAACAACGCGTGGCGACGATCCAAACGGTAGGCGGTTCTGGTGCTTTAAAAGTCGGAGCTGACTTCCTTCATACTTATTTCCCTGATTCGCAGGTCTGGGTGAGCGATCCTACTTGGGAAAACCATGTCGCGATTTTCGGTGGCGCAGGTTTCAAGGTAAATACCTACCCTTATTTTGATGACGAAAAGCTGGGCGTCAAATTCGATCAAATGCTGGCCACATTGCAGCAATTACCCGCCAGAAGTATTGTTTTGCTGCATCCTTGCTGCCATAACCCCACTGGCTCTGATCTGACGAATGCACAATGGGATCAGGTAATTGAAGTGGCTAAAGCGCGGGATCTGATCCCATTCCTCGATATTGCTTATCAGGGATTTGGCGCTGGGTTGAATGAAGATGCTTATGCCATTCGCGAGATGG
The window above is part of the Yersinia massiliensis genome. Proteins encoded here:
- a CDS encoding amino acid aminotransferase gives rise to the protein MFQHVDAYAGDPILSLMESFKADGRADKVNLSIGLYYNELGEIPQMQAVDVAEAQLNAQPHGTPVYLPMEGLQSYRTAIQQLLFGREHPILAQQRVATIQTVGGSGALKVGADFLHTYFPDSQVWVSDPTWENHVAIFGGAGFKVNTYPYFDDEKLGVKFDQMLATLQQLPARSIVLLHPCCHNPTGSDLTNAQWDQVIEVAKARDLIPFLDIAYQGFGAGLNEDAYAIREMAAAGLPCLVSNSFSKIFSLYNERVGGLSVVCESADVAGRVLGQLKATVRRNYSSPPNFGAQVVSKVLHDNALRAQWEAEVEQMRLRIIEMRSTLVQALKASLPNRNFDYLLQQRGMFSYTGFSAAQVDRLREEFGVYLIASGRMCMAGVNHGNVQRVAAAFAAVQ